The Ralstonia pickettii DTP0602 genome segment AGCCAGGCGTTGCCGGTCCATGGCGCACGGTTCGACACGCGCACCACCACGCGCTCGAGGATGTCCCACGCGACTTCCTCGCGCTGGCCGTCGGGGCGGTGCACCACCACGCGGTCGTCATACAGGTTGATGATGAAGGGGTCGGACGGATCGTGCCGGGTCCCGGCATTGCTGCCGGCGGTGTCCTGGCCGGGAAAGATCCTGCGCAGCCAGCCGATCATCGCGGGTCTCCGGAAGCAGGTTGTTGGTCGCGCATCAGCGCCTCGATTTCGTCGGCGCGCACCGGCACGCCGCGCGTGATCAGCTCGCAATCGCCGTCGGTGACGATGGCATCGTCCTCGATGCGGATGCCGATATGCCAGTAGCGCTCGGGCACGTCCTCGGCCGGGCGCACGTAAATGCCGGGCTCGATGGTCAGCACCATGCCGGGCTGCAGCGGGCGCCACGGGCGCTCGCCTTCACCGGTGTGGCTGGCCACGCGGTATTCGCCCACGTCGTGCACATCCATCCCGAGCCAGTGGCCGGTGCGGTGCATGTAGAAGCGGCGGTAGCTGCCGCTGGCGAGCACGTCATCGAGCGTGCCTTCCTTGTTGCGGTCGAGCAGGCCGGTATCGAGCATGCCCTGCGCCAGCACGCGCACGGCGGCGTCGTGCGGCTTGTTGTAGGGGACGCCCGCGCGGGTTTCGGCGATGGCGGCTTCCTGGGCGGCCACCACCAGGTCGTACAGCTCGCGCTGCGCCGGCGAGTAGCGGCCCGACACCGGGAAGGTGCGGGTGATATCCGAGGCGTAGCCGTCCAGCTCGCAGCCGGCGTCGATCAGGCACAGGTCGCCGTCCTTCAGCTCGGCCGGGCCGGCGCGGTAGTGCAGCACGCAGGCGTTGGGGCCGGCCGCGACGATCGAGTTGTAGGCCACGCTCTGCGCGCCGTGGCGACGGAATTCATAGAGCAGCTCGGCTTCGAGGTGGTACTCGCGCAGCCCGGCGCGCGTGGCCTGCATCGCGCGCACATGGGCGCCGGCGGAGATTTCGCCGGCCCGGCGCATGATGGCCAGCTCGCCCGCGTCCTTGAACAGGCGCATCTCGTCGAGCAGCTTGCGGATATCGAGCGCGACCGCGGGCGCGGCCACGCCGGCGCGGCCCTGCATGCGCACGGCGTCCATCCAGCGGCGCATCTGCACGTCGGTGCGGGTCGAGTCGGCCAGCGGGTAGGCCAGCTGGGCGCGGTTGGCCAGCAGCGACGGCAGCGTGGCGTCGATCTCTTCGACCGAATGCGCTTCATCGAAGCCGAATGCGGCGCGCGCGCCTTCCGGGCCGAAGCGGAAACCGTCCCAGATCTCGCGCTCTTCGTGCTTGGGGCGGCAGAACAGGATGCTGCGGTCGGCGTCGGCGGGGTCGCCGGGCGCGCCGGCCACCAGCACCAGCACGGCCTCGGGCTCGGTAAAGCCGGTCAGGTAGTAGAAATAGCTGTCGTGCCGGTACGGGTAGTCGCTGTCGCGGTTGCGCATGGCTTCCGGCGCGGTGGGCAGGATCGCCACGCCACCGCCACCGGCGCGCAGGTGCTGCAGCACACGGGCGCGGCGGTCGCGACAGGCGGCGAGGAGGGCGTTGTCGGGTGCGGACATGTCAGGGCCTGGATGAGGAGGATCAGGCCGATTCTACCGCCGCTGGGCGTCCCGCTGCGTCGGTGGAGCGAAAGCCGTGTGGCGCGGCGGGGTCCTGGCGTGCGCGCTAGCGCCCTTGCGCGGCGGCGCGGGCGGGTACCAGCGAGGCATCCAGCTCGGCCAGCTGCCCCGGCGTCCCCACATTCTCCCAGCGCCCGTCAAAACGCTCAGCGCTTGCGGTGCCGGCAGCGATGGCGGCGTGATAGGTCGGCGTCATCGCCACCCGGGTGCCGGGCGCGATGGCGGTGAAGAAGCGCGTGTCATACAGCCCGATGTTGCCGAAGGTGAGCCGTTCGCCATTTGCCGGATGCTCGTCCAGCGACAGCCGGCCTTGCGCATCCATCGCGAAGTCGCCGCGCGGATGGAACGGCGGGTTCGGCACCATCACCAGGTGCATGCGCGGCTCGGCCGCGCCGGCCAGCGCCGCGGCGCGCGGCAGCAGCGCGCGGAAGGCGTAGTCGCAGAAGATATCGCCGGACACGGCCAGGAAGATCTCGCCGCGCTCCGGGGCGTGCGACAGCAGCGGCAGGGCCTTGGCGATGCCGCCGGCGGTTTCCAGCGCCTCGCCTTCGGGCGAGTATGCAATGCGCACGCCGAAACGGCTGCCGTCGCCCAGCGCCGCCTCGATCTGCTCGCCCAGCCAGGCGTGGTTGATGACAATGTCGCGCAGGCCGGCACGCGCCAGCGCCTCGATCTTCCAGACGATCAGCGGCTTGCCGCCCACCGCCAGCAGCGGCTTGGGACGGCTATCGGTCAGCGGCCGCATGCGGTCGCCGCGGCCGGCGGCGAAGATCATGGTCTTTATCAAAACAGGGCCTCCAGGGCGAGCAGCGTGGCCATGCCGCCGGCAATGGTCCAGCCTACGCTGCGGGTACGTGCGGCAATCAGGATGGCGACCACGCCGGCCACCAGCCGCGCGTTGGTCGGGCTCAGGGCGAGCTCGCCGTGCTGCATCAGCAGGTCGGGCGCGATCAGCGCCGACAGCATGGCCGCCGGCACGAACTGCAGCGCGGTGCGGAACCACGACGGCAGCCGCACGCGGCCTTCCACGGCGATAAACGACAGGCGGATCAGGAAAGTGGCCAGGCCCGCGGCAAGGAAGACCCACAGCAGGGTCATCGAATTCATGCAGCCTCCTTGCCGGCCGACCCGGCATGGCTGGCTGCACGCGGACCCGGGCGGTTGCCGCGGCCCAGCACCAGCATGCCCACGGCAATGCCGCCAAGCGCAGCCACCATCAGGCCGAGCTTGTGCGGCAGGCTGTAGCAGGCCACCGCCAGCACAGTCGCAGCCAGCGCTGCGGCCACGTGCGAACGATGCTTCAGGCCCGGCACGATGATGCCGATGAAGGTCAGCGGCAGGAAGAAGTCCAGCGGCCAGTCGCGCGGCACCTGCGCGCCGACCAGCACGCCTGCCAGCGTCGACAGCTGCCAGCTGGCCCACAGCGCAAAGCCGCCGCCAAAGTAATACCAGTGGCGATACTGCGCACGCGGGCCGGTATCACCCAGCCGGTGCGTCATCGCGGCGAAGGCTTCGTCGGTCAGCAGGTAGGCGATCAGCGCCTTCCAGCGCCGCGGCAGGTGCGCCAGCGTGGGCGCGATGGTGGCGGAATACAGCGCGTGGCGCAGGTTGACCATCGCCACCGTCAGCGTGATCACCACCGCCGGCGTGCCGGCGGTCCACAGCTGGGTCAGGATCATCTGCGAGGCGCCCCCGAACACGATCGCGCTCATGGCGCAGGCCAGCCAGGCGGGCATGCCGGCACCGACGGCCAGCACGCCGTAGATCAGCCCGAACGGCACCACGCCCAGCAGCATCGGGGCGAGGGCGCGCGCGCCGGCCAGCCATTCGCCGGCGGCGGTGATGGCGGGCGCGCCATCGGGGTTCGGGCGGTTGGCTTCAGGCACGGCGCGTCAGAAGGTGTAGCCGGCCGGGCTGGCCACGCCTTCGAGCGCGTCCAGCAGCCGGATCAGCTTGCGCAGCTCAGTGTAGCGGCCGGCCACCTGGCGCGTGTACTTGAGCACCAGCGGCAGGTTGGCCAGGTAGCCGTCCTTGCCGTCGCGATGGTACAGGCGCGCGAAGATGCCCAGCACCTTCAGATGGCGCTGCAGGCCCATCCACTCGAAGTCGCGGTAGAACTCGCCGAAGTCGGCATTGACCGGCAGGCCGGCCTTGCGCGCGCGCTCCCAGTAGCGGATCAGCCAGTCCAGCTGCTGCTCCTCGTCCCATTCGATATAGGCGTCGCGCCACAGCGAGACCGCGTCATAGGTAATCGGGCCGATCACCGCGTCCTGGAAGTCCAGCACGCCCGGGTTGGCGCCGCCGTCGAGCACCATCAGGTTGCGCGAGTGGTAATCCCGGTGCACGTAGACCTGCGGCTGCGCCAGGTTGTTGGCAAGCAGCGTGTCCATCACTTCGCGCAGGTCGGCCTGCTGACCGTCGCTCAGCGTGGCCCCCAAATGTCTGGCTACATACCACTGCGGGAACAGGTCGAGCTCGCGCTGCAGCAGGGCGCGGTCGTAGGCCGGCAGCTCGCCGGGGCGCGTGGCGGCCTGAATGCGCACCAGCGCGGCGGCGGCGTCGGCATACATGCCGTGGGCGGTGGAATCGTCCAGCCGCGACAGGTAAGTCTGGCTGCCCAGGTCGGCCAGCAGCAGGAAGCCCTGCTCCAGGTCCTGCGCCAGCACCGTCGGCACGCTCACGCCGGCATCGCCAAAGAGCTTGCACACATGGATGAACGGACGGCAGTCCTCGTGCGCCGGCGGCGCGTCCATCACGATGGCGGTAGGGTGCGCCGGATGGCCGGTGCTGACGCGGAAATAGCGCCGGAAGCTGGCGTCGGCCGAGGCGGGGGCGCAGGAGTCAGGATCGGCGGACCATGCCGGTCCGAGTCCGGACACCCAGGCCTTGAGCTGGTCCAGGCGCGGGTCGTGGGGGAGAGCTGCCATACAGGAGGGGCGCGGAAATAAAGAAATGAAACCGAACGTAAGCCGGAAGAGGAGCTTTGGTTGCCCCGTATAATACCCGACCAGACCCGGGCGCCGGGCGGCCCCCGGGAGGGGCCTTTCGGTGCCCCGCAGCCTGCTCCCGGCGGGAGCTGGCGGCTTGCAGGCGGGCCGCAGCCGACGCCGAGACTGACAACCCGTGCGAATGACCGAACAACGACGAACACCGAATAACAGGGCCTTGCCTTCGCCTGCCATCGGCGCCGCCCCCCGGGCCAGGCGCGCCGCCGGCCTGCACGCGGGCGCGCTGCGGCCGCTGGTGCTGGCCATGGCCGGCTTGTCGGCCGGGGCCCAGGCGCAGATGTCCAGCTCGGCGATCCCCGACCTGGACCAGGCCGAGCCGGTGTTCGAAGCCGCGCCGGCCGTGCCCCAACTGCCCGCGGTCTCCGGCGAAATCGTGCCGCGGCTTGCCGAGCCCCCCACGAAGAGCGAGCCCGATTCCAACGCTCCCGTCTTTATCGAGGGCGACCGCATGACCGGCTACAGCGAGCGCGGGGTCGAGCTCGAAGGCCATGCCGAGCTGCGCCGCGACGGCGGCGTGATCAAGGGCGACAAGCTCAGCTACGACCAGGACACCGACGAGGCCTTTGCCCAGGGCAACGTGCGCATGTCGCGCAGCGGCACGCTGGCGGTCGGCCCCGAGGCCCGGGTGAAAGTCGAGGCCAACGAAGGCTACATGCTGTCGCCGGACTATTACTTCCAGCAGACCGGCGGCACCGGCAAGGCCGAGCGCATCGACTTCCTGGACAAGGATCGCAGTACCATCAAGCGCGCGTCGTACACCACCTGCTCGCCGGACAATGCCGACTGGTACTTCAGCGCGAACCAGATCGACCTGGACAGCGACCGCCAGGTGGGCGTGGCTTACGGCGGCGTGCTGAATTTCTTCGGCGTGCCGGTCGCGGCGGCGCCGGTGTTCAGCTTCCCGCTCAACGACGATCGCCGCAGCGGTTTCCTGCCGCCGCTGATGGGCTACGGCTCGCGCTCGGGCTTCGACCTGACGACGCCGTACTACGTCAATATCGCGCCCAACCGCGACCTGACGATCTACCCGCGCCTGATGACCGAGCGCGGCCTGCAACTTGGCGGCGAGTACCGCTACCTGGGCCAGGGCTACTCCGGGCGCGTGCGCGCCGAGTTCCTGCCCGACGACCAGAAGACCAACTCGAACCGCTGGGCCTACTCGATCCAGCACAACCAGAACCTGGCCAAGGGGCTCAACGCCTACCTGAATATCAACCGGGTCTCCGACGACCAGTACCCGGACGATTTCAACCGCAGCGTGGCGCAGTCCGCGCAACGTCAGTACCTGCAGGAAGGCGGCGTCACCTACAACTGGCAGGATTTCTTCCTGATGGCGCGGGTGCAGAAGTTCCAGACCCTGCGCCCGAGCGAGCCGTCCTACGAGCGCGTGCCGCAGCTCAACGGCAAGTACCTGCGCTATGACCTGGGCGGCTTTGACGTGCAGGTCGAGGCGGACTACACGCGTTTCCGCATCCCGCTGACGTCCACCGGCTTCCAGCAGCCGCAGGGCGAGCGCATGTACATCCAGCCGAGCATCAGCTACCCGATTGTGCGCGCGGGCTGGTACGTGACGCCGAAGGTCACCTTTAACGCGACCCAGTACCAGATGGAGTCGGCCACCAACACACCGACCGCGCAGGACAACTTTTCGCGCGTGCTGCCGACCGTCAGCCTGGACTCGGGCATGACCTTCGAGCGCGATGCGCCCAGCATCAGCCGGATGTTCGGCGTGAACTACGTGCAGACGCTGGAACCGCGTTTGTTCTACGTCTACACGCCGTTCCGCGACCAGAGCCAGTTCCCGCTGTTCGATACGGTGCAGTCGGACTTCGGCTACGGGCAGATCTTCAGCGAGAACCCGTTCACCGGCTATGACCGCATCGCCGACAACAACAAGCTGACCGGCGGCCTGACCACGCGCCTGATCGAGGCCGATACCGGCATCGAACGCTTCCGCGGCACCATCGCGCAGCGCTACGACTTTACCGGGCAGCGCGTGCAGATCAACGGTACCGTCGCCGATCCGAAGCCGGGCGCCTCGGACCTGCTGGCGGCCACCACCATCCAGATGTTCCGTGGCTACTATCTGGACATGGGTGTGCAGTACAACCTGGATACGGACCGGATCAACTATGGCAACGTGGCGTTCGCGTACCGCCCGGAGCCGCGCAAGGTGATCAATGCGGGCTACCGCTATCGTCGCCCGACCACGGTGACGGACAATACCGCGATCGACCAGTTCGAGGTGTCGGGCCAGTGGCCGATCACGCGCCGGGCCTATGGCATCGCGCGCTTTGCCTTCGACCTGGCCGCCAGCCAGATGGTCGACACGCTGGCCGGCATCGAGTACGCGGCGGACTGCTGGGTCGGCCGCGTGGTCTACCAGCGTTTCCGCAACACCACGCAGGGTTACACCGGGCGGGTCTTCCTGCAGGTGGAGTTCCGTGGCCTTTCCAAGATCGGTTCCAACCCGTTGAATATCCTCCGCCTGAACGTGCCGGGCTACGAGCCCGTGACCGCCAAGCCGGTGCCAACGACCCAGTTCGATCACTATGAATGACGGATTAAGATGAAACGTCAAGAATTCGCTGTGTTTTCCTTTCTCCTGACGTCGTGGCACCGCCTGCTGCTGCCCGCCGTGCTGGCGGCGCTGGCCCTGCCCGCCGCCGCCCAGCTCAAGGCGCCCGGGGCGTCGCGCGCCACTGGCATCTTCGTGCCGCAGTCCTCCGACGTCACCGCGCCGGCGAGCCAGCCCAAGCTGGGCGTGCCGCAAGCCGGCGGCCAGAAGCGTTCGCAACTGGTCGACGAAGTGGTCGCGGTGGTCAATAACGGCGTGATCACGCGGCGCGAGCTGCTCGACCGCGCCGACGAGATCGAAGGCCAGCTGCGCGCCGCCGGCCGCCCGGTGCCGCAGCGCCCCGACCTGCTGGGTGAGGTGCTGGAGCGCCTGGTGATGGAGCGCGTGCAGATCCAGGCCGCGCAGGACGCCGGCATCCGCGTGACCGACCAGGAAATCGACCGCGCCATCGAATCGGTGGCGCAGCAGAACCGCATGAACGCCACCGAGCTGCGCCGCCGCGTGGAAGGCAGCGGCATGACCTGGACCAAGTACCGCGATGAGCTGCGCAAGCAGGTGCAGGTGATCCGCCTGCGCGAGCGCGAGGTCGATTCGAAGGTGCAGGTCTACGACGGCGAGATCGACAACTACCTGGCAGCCCGCGGCGGCCAGGGCGCCACCGGCGGCCCGACCGAGTACAACGTGGCGCAGATCCTCGTGCGCGTGCCCGAGAACGCCTCGGACGCGCAGAAGCAGGCACTGCGCGCCAAGGCCGAAGGGTTGCTCAAGCAGGCCCAGGGCGGCGCCGATTTCGCGCAGCTGGCGCAGGCCAATTCCGAAGGTGCAGAGGCCGCCCAGGGCGGTTCGATGGGCTTCCGCGAGATCGGCCGCCTGCCGACGCAGTTCGCCAATGCGGTGGTCGACCTGCAGGCCGGCGGCGTTGCGCCGCAGGTGGTGGAGAGCGCCGCCGGCTTCCACGTGGTCAAGCTGGTGGCCAAGCGCGCGGGCGCGCCATCCGACCCGGCCGCGGCAGGGAAGATCACCCAGACCCAGGTGCGCCATATCCTGATCCGCACCGGCCCCAACATGCCCGAGGCCGAGGCGCGCCGCCAGCTCAGCACGCTGCGCGACCGCATCACCCACGGCGGCGATTTTGCCGACGCGGCCAAGCGCTTCTCGCAGGACGGCTCTGCGCAGAACGGCGGCGACCTCGGCTGGGTCTCGCCGGGCGAGCTGGTGCCCGAGTTCGAGCAGGCCATGAGCCGCCTGCGCCCGAACGAGATCTCGGAGCCGGTGGTCACGCAGTTCGGCGTGCACCTGATCCAGGTGCTGAACCGCCGCGAGACCGAGCTCTCGCCCGAGAAGCAGCGCGACTTTGCCCGCGCGGAAGTCCGCGAACAGAAGCTGCGCGCCGCGTATGATGACTGGGTACGCCAGCTGCGCTCGCAGGCGTACGTGGAGTACCGCGTCAACCGCCAGCGCTGAAGCGCGCGCCGGATCTGCCCCGACCTGCCATGCCCGACCCCCTAGCCCTGGCCATCTCGACCGGTGAACCCGCCGGCATCGGCCCCGATATCACCATCGGGGCGTTGCTGCAGCTCACCGGCGCCAACAACGGCGGCAATGGCGGCAGCGGGCACTACCGCTTCCATGTGCTGGGCGATGCCCGCCTGCTGGCCGATCGCGCCGCGGCGCTGGGCGCCACCCACGCCTGGGAGCGGCGCATTGCCGACGGCGATGTGGTGATCGAGCACATCCCGCTGGCCGTGGCGTGCGAGCCCGGGCGGCTCGATGCGCGCAACGGCCGCTATGTGCTGGCGCTGCTGGATGCCGCCATCGCCGGCTGCCGCGCGCATGGCAAGCGCGCGCCCCGATATGCAGCGATGGTCACGGCGCCGGTGCAGAAGAGCACCATCAACGACGCCGGCGTGCCCTTCACCGGCCATACCGAATACCTGGCCGAGAGCGCCCGCGTGCCGCGCGTGGTGATGATGCTGGCCGGCCCGCAGCCCGCGCACGACGGCGCCATGCTGCGCGTGGCGCTGGCCACCACCCACCTGCCGCTGCGCGCGGTGCCCGACGCGCTTTCCATCCCGCTGCTGCGGCAGACGCTGACGATCGTCGACGCCGACCTGCGCCGCTACTTCGGCATCGGGCGTCCGCGCATCCTGGTGACGGGGCTGAACCCGCACGCCGGCGAAAGCGGCCATATGGGCCGCGAAGAGATCGACATCATCGAGCCGGCGCTGGCGCAGGCGCGCGACGCCGGCATCGACGCGCGCGGCCCGTACCCGGCCGACACGCTGTTCCAGCCGCGCCACCTGCGCGATGCCGACTGCGTGCTGGCGATGTACCATGACCAGGGGCTGGCGCCGCTGAAATACGGCACTTTCGGCCACGGCGTGAACATCACGCTGGGGCTGCCCTTTATCCGTACCTCGGTGGACCACGGCACCGCGCTGGACCTGGCCGGTACCGGCCAGGCCGAGCACGGCAGCATGATCGAGGCCATCCGCAGTGCGGTCACCATGGCCGGCCACGCCAACGGCCGGCACCCCGGCGGCAACGGCGCTACGGGCCATCCCGCCCATACCAGTTCCGGCATGCAGCCGCCATGCTGAAGCCGGACGAATAAACCCCATGCGTTCAAACGTGCACCAGGGCCATGTGGCCCGCAAACGATTCGGGCAGAACTTCCTGGTCGACGACACCATCATCCACGGCATCGTCAATGCCATCAGCCCGCAGGGCGACGACGTGCTGGTCGAGATCGGCCCCGGCCTGGGTGCGCTGACCACCCCGCTGCTCGAACGGATCCCGCAGATGCAGGTGGTGGAACTCGACCGCGACCTGGTCGAGCGCCTGCGCCGCCGCTACGGCGAGCGCCTGCAGGTCCACGCCGGCGATGCGCTGGACTTCGACTTCGGCAAGCTGGAGGTGCCCGGGCGGCCGCTGCGCATCGTCGGCAACCTGCCGTACAACATTTCCAGCCCGCTCCTGTTCCACCTGATGGAGTTCGCCGATCAGGTGCGCGACCAGCACTTCATGCTGCAGAAGGAAGTGGTGGAGCGCATGGTGGCCGAGCCCGGCAGCAAGGCCTTCGGGCGGCTGTCGATCATGCTGCAGGTCCGCTACTACATGGAGCATGTGCTCGACGTGCCGCCGGGCAGCTTCAACCCGCCGCCCAAGGTCGATTCCGCCGTGGTGCGCATGATCCCTTGGCCGCGCCACCCCGATGGCCGGCTGCGCTCGCCGCATGCCGATTGCGACATTACCGTGCTGGGCGACGTGGTTACCGCGGCGTTCTCGCAGCGGCGCAAGGTGCTGCGCAATACGCTGTCGTTCCTGCGCGACCAGGTCGACTTCGACGCGATGGGCTTCGACCTGGGCCGCCGTGCCGAGGAAGTGCCCGTCGGCGAGTATGTCGAACTGGCCCGGCGCCTTGGTGGTGCAGCGCCAGGACAGGCCGGACAGGCCGCCTGACGCATCCGAATTCCGAATTTCCCGCGACTCTTTCGTGCAAGACCGTCCCATGACAGCCCAGACCCAAACCAACCGGCGTCCCGTGATCCTGACCGGCGACCGTCCCACCGGCCCGCTGCACCTCGGCCACTATGTCGGCTCGCTGAAGAGCCGCTTGGCGCTGCAGGACTCGCATGAGCAGTACCTGCTGCTGGCCGACACCCAGGCCATGACCGACAACGCGCACGATCCCGACAAGGTGCGCCGCAACGTGCTGGAAGTGGCGCTGGACTACCTGGCCGTCGGCATCGACCCGGCCAAGACCACCATCACCGTGCAGTCGCACCTGCCCGCGCTGGCCGAGCTGACGCTGATGTACCTGAACTTCGTCACGGTGGCGCGGCTCGAGCGCAACCCGACCATCAAGGAAGAGATCCAGGCGCGTGGTTTCGGGCGCGATATCCCGGCCGGCTTCCTGTGCTACCCGGCCTCGCAGGCCGCGGACATCACCGCCTTCAAGGCCCACGTGGTGCCGGTGGGCGAAGACCAGGCGCCGCTGATCGAGCAGACCAACGAGATCGTGCGCCGCATCAACCACCAGGTCGGCCGCGACGTGCTGCCCGAGTGCAAGGCCCTGATCCCCGAGTTCGGCCGCCTGCCCGGCGTGGACGGCAAGGCCAAGATGAGCAAGTCGATGGGCAACGCGATCGCGTTGGGCGCCTCGCCCGAGCAGATCAAGGCCGCGGTGCACAGCATGTACACCGACCCCAACCACCTGCGCGTGTCGGATCCGGGCCAGGTCGAGGGCAACGTGGTCTTCACCTACCTGGATGCGTTCGATCCCAATACCGAGGAAGTCAAGGGGCTGAAGGAGCACTACCAGCGCGGCGGCCTGGGCGACATGGTGCTCAAGCGCCGCATCGAGGGCATCCTGCAGGACATGCTGGCCCCGATCCGCGCGCGTCGCGAAGAGCTGGCCAAGGATCCGGACTATATATTTGACATCCTGCGCACGGGCACCGAAAAGGCGCGTGCGCTGACCCAGCAGACGCTGGACGAGGTGCGCGACGCGCTGGGGATGTTCTCGTTCGAGGCGCGCCGCTGAGGCGCGAGCAGGGCGGCGGCCCACGGCCGCCGCGGTGATAGCAGTACCCGCGGCCGCTCAGGCGCGGCGGTTGACCAGCACGATCCCCGCTAGCACCAGCAAGGCCGCCACCGCAAAGCGCGGCCCCACCGCGTCGTGCATCAGCACCACGCCGAAGGCCACGCCAAACAGCGGCGTCAGGAAGGAAAACACCGACAGCCGCGACGCCAGGTAGCGCCGCAGCAGCCAGAACCAGGTCAGGTAGCTGGCAAAGGCGATCAGCACCGACTGGTAGAACAGGCTCGCCAGCACCACGCCATCGATCTGCACGGTCGCGGTCTGGCCCGCGGCCACCGCCATCGCCAGCAGCATCACCGCCGATACCGCCAGCTGGTACAGCAGCGTCTTGCTGGCCGGTGCGCTCGCCAGCGGGCTGGCGCGCACCACCACGGTGGTCGCCGCCCACAGCGCTCCCGCCAGGATGCCCAGCGCATCGCCCAGCAGCGTACCGCCATGCGCGGACGGCGTGGCGATGCCATCGGCAAACGCGAGCGCCATCCCCACGAAAGCCAGCGCCACGCCCAGCCATTGCCCGGTGTGCAGCCGCTCGCCGGGCACCACGAAATGCAGCCCCAGCGCGGTGAAGATCGGTGCGGTGTACAGGAACACCGCCATGCGCGAGGCCGTGGTATGCCCCAGCCCGACGAAGATGCAGAAAAACTCGGCGCCGAACAGCAGCCCGGCCAGCAGCCCGGCGTTGAACGTGCCGTCGCGCCGCCAGATCGGCGTGCCGCGCCAGGCGGCAAAGCCGAACACCAGCAGCGCCGCCACCGCCGAGCGCACGCCGGCCTGCAGCACCGCGCCCATTAGCGGCGCGGTCACCTTGATCACCACCTGTTGCAGGCCCCAGGCGGCGCACAGCACCACCATCAGGCCCACCGCCATGCCGTCAAGCGGCCGGCGGGTCAGGGTTTGGGCGTCCACGGCCGGGACGCTCAGGGACGGCTGGCGTCGCGGGTGGAGTGGCGCTCGATCAGCTCGATCTTGTAGCCGTCCGGGTCTTCGACGAAGGCGATCACGGTGGTGCCGCCCTTGACCGGACCGGCTTCGC includes the following:
- the pdxA gene encoding 4-hydroxythreonine-4-phosphate dehydrogenase (catalyzes oxidation of 4-(phosphohydroxy)-L-threonine into 2-amino-3-oxo-4-(phosphohydroxy)butyric acid which decarboxylates to form 1-amino-3-(phosphohydroxy)propan-2-one (3-amino-2-oxopropyl phosphate)~K00097: pdxA; 4-hydroxythreonine-4-phosphate dehydrogenase [EC:1.1.1.262]) encodes the protein MPDPLALAISTGEPAGIGPDITIGALLQLTGANNGGNGGSGHYRFHVLGDARLLADRAAALGATHAWERRIADGDVVIEHIPLAVACEPGRLDARNGRYVLALLDAAIAGCRAHGKRAPRYAAMVTAPVQKSTINDAGVPFTGHTEYLAESARVPRVVMMLAGPQPAHDGAMLRVALATTHLPLRAVPDALSIPLLRQTLTIVDADLRRYFGIGRPRILVTGLNPHAGESGHMGREEIDIIEPALAQARDAGIDARGPYPADTLFQPRHLRDADCVLAMYHDQGLAPLKYGTFGHGVNITLGLPFIRTSVDHGTALDLAGTGQAEHGSMIEAIRSAVTMAGHANGRHPGGNGATGHPAHTSSGMQPPC
- a CDS encoding tryptophanyl-tRNA synthetase (K01867: WARS, trpS; tryptophanyl-tRNA synthetase [EC:6.1.1.2]); translation: MTAQTQTNRRPVILTGDRPTGPLHLGHYVGSLKSRLALQDSHEQYLLLADTQAMTDNAHDPDKVRRNVLEVALDYLAVGIDPAKTTITVQSHLPALAELTLMYLNFVTVARLERNPTIKEEIQARGFGRDIPAGFLCYPASQAADITAFKAHVVPVGEDQAPLIEQTNEIVRRINHQVGRDVLPECKALIPEFGRLPGVDGKAKMSKSMGNAIALGASPEQIKAAVHSMYTDPNHLRVSDPGQVEGNVVFTYLDAFDPNTEEVKGLKEHYQRGGLGDMVLKRRIEGILQDMLAPIRARREELAKDPDYIFDILRTGTEKARALTQQTLDEVRDALGMFSFEARR
- a CDS encoding 16S rRNA methyltransferase (K02528: ksgA; 16S rRNA (adenine1518-N6/adenine1519-N6)-dimethyltransferase [EC:2.1.1.182]), which encodes MRSNVHQGHVARKRFGQNFLVDDTIIHGIVNAISPQGDDVLVEIGPGLGALTTPLLERIPQMQVVELDRDLVERLRRRYGERLQVHAGDALDFDFGKLEVPGRPLRIVGNLPYNISSPLLFHLMEFADQVRDQHFMLQKEVVERMVAEPGSKAFGRLSIMLQVRYYMEHVLDVPPGSFNPPPKVDSAVVRMIPWPRHPDGRLRSPHADCDITVLGDVVTAAFSQRRKVLRNTLSFLRDQVDFDAMGFDLGRRAEEVPVGEYVELARRLGGAAPGQAGQAA
- a CDS encoding multidrug DMT transporter permease; amino-acid sequence: MDAQTLTRRPLDGMAVGLMVVLCAAWGLQQVVIKVTAPLMGAVLQAGVRSAVAALLVFGFAAWRGTPIWRRDGTFNAGLLAGLLFGAEFFCIFVGLGHTTASRMAVFLYTAPIFTALGLHFVVPGERLHTGQWLGVALAFVGMALAFADGIATPSAHGGTLLGDALGILAGALWAATTVVVRASPLASAPASKTLLYQLAVSAVMLLAMAVAAGQTATVQIDGVVLASLFYQSVLIAFASYLTWFWLLRRYLASRLSVFSFLTPLFGVAFGVVLMHDAVGPRFAVAALLVLAGIVLVNRRA
- a CDS encoding molecular chaperone SurA (K03771: surA; peptidyl-prolyl cis-trans isomerase SurA [EC:5.2.1.8]), which encodes MKRQEFAVFSFLLTSWHRLLLPAVLAALALPAAAQLKAPGASRATGIFVPQSSDVTAPASQPKLGVPQAGGQKRSQLVDEVVAVVNNGVITRRELLDRADEIEGQLRAAGRPVPQRPDLLGEVLERLVMERVQIQAAQDAGIRVTDQEIDRAIESVAQQNRMNATELRRRVEGSGMTWTKYRDELRKQVQVIRLREREVDSKVQVYDGEIDNYLAARGGQGATGGPTEYNVAQILVRVPENASDAQKQALRAKAEGLLKQAQGGADFAQLAQANSEGAEAAQGGSMGFREIGRLPTQFANAVVDLQAGGVAPQVVESAAGFHVVKLVAKRAGAPSDPAAAGKITQTQVRHILIRTGPNMPEAEARRQLSTLRDRITHGGDFADAAKRFSQDGSAQNGGDLGWVSPGELVPEFEQAMSRLRPNEISEPVVTQFGVHLIQVLNRRETELSPEKQRDFARAEVREQKLRAAYDDWVRQLRSQAYVEYRVNRQR